The genomic region CCAGACCTGCGCGGCGCGCCGGTAGGGCGTCTCTGGTTCGGGAGTCTTGCCGTAGTGGGTGGAGGGTCGTTTGAACATCAGCGGTCGCTTTCGGAGAGGTTGATGGAGGAGCCGCCGCCATGACTGTCGCCGCTGCGCACGGCGTGGGCGGCCGCCGTCACGCCGTGGCTCAAAGCCTGGGAGCGCTTCATGCGGCGGGCCCAGGCAGGCGGCCCGTCAGCGGCCGGCGACGCGGCAGCATCGGCCGCACTCCCGCCGATAGAGCCCATGGTCGATGTGCCGCCGGTGGCTTCGAAGGCGGACTTGGCGCCGCCCGAGAAGCTCGACCGCATGCTGTCGGCGGTCCGCGACGCGGCGCGACGGAGTGGCGAGGTCGCCGCGCCACCTGCGGCGCGTGCGACGCCGCTAAGGCCCGAGGCGACGCCCGCCGCGCCCGTTTGTCCGGCGGCGCCGAGGCTGTAGGCGGTCGAAGCGCCTCCGGCGAGCGCGGCGCCACCGCGCGCTGCGGCGGCCGCCCCGCCGGCGAGCGTAGCGCCGCCGGCAGCGGCAGCGCCAACGGTGGCGGCGCCGGCGGCCACCATGCCGCCCGCTGCGAGCCCCGTTCCGACTGCCGCGCCGGCGCCGAGCTGCGGTCCGCCCGCGACGAGGCCGTTGGCGATGCCGGGCCCGAAGATGCCGAGACCGAGCAGCGACAGCGCCGCGAGCACGATCGCCATCGCCTGGTCGATGGTCGGATTGGCCCCACCAAAACCGGCGGTGAATTCGGAAAACAGCGTCGAGCCGATGCCGATGATGACGGCCAGCACCAGCACCTTGATCCCCGAGGAGATCACGTTGCCGAGAACGCGCTCGGCCATGAAGGCGGACTTGCCGAAGAGACCAAAGGGAATGAGCACGAAGCCGGCGAGCGTCGTCAGCTTGAACTCGATCAGGGTGACGAAGAGCTGGACGGCTAGGATGAAGAAGGCGAGCAGCACCAGCGCCCAGGCGAGGAACATGCACGCGATCTGGATGAAGTTTTCGAAGAAGCTCCAATAGCCCATCAGGCTGGAGATGGACTCGAGGAGCGGCCTGCCGGCGTCGAGACCGGTCTGCGCGACCTTGCCGGGGCGCAAGAGGTCGGCCGTCGTGAACCCTGTGCCGGAGGCCTTCAGACCGAGGCCGGCGAAGCTCTCGAAGACGATGCGGGCGAGATTGTTCCAGTTGCTGATGATGTAGGCGAAGACGCCGACGAACAGCGTCTTCTTGACCAGACGTCCCATGATGTCGTCGTCAGCGCCCCAGCTCCAGAACAGGGCGGCCAGCGTCACGTCGATGACGATCAGGGTGGTCGCGATGAACGCGACCTCGCCCCCGAGCAGGCCGAAGCCGGAGTCGATATAGCGGGTGAAGACCTCTAGGAAATGGTCGATGACGCCGGTGCCGCCCATGATGACTATCGGTCCTCGTCCAGCTGCGGCGCCATCTCCTTGCGGATCGGATCCTCCGTGATTGCGCTTTGGATGGGCGCTTCAGGCGGAGGCGGCGGAGCCTCCGCCGCCTCGGGCAAGCGCGCCACTGGCCGCGCGCCGGGGGCCAGGAAGCGCTCGCGGTTTTCCGCCCAGGCGCGAAGGCAGGCCGGGTCACGGGGCCCAGCCTCCCCGAGGCGCTGGCACCGGATCAACTCGGCGCGATGCGGGTCCGCGGCCGCGACGGCGGGGGCCGCCAACGGCGTTGCCGGCTCTTCCTCCTGCCGGGTCAGCTCGATCGCGGTCGCGGTGATCGCGACCGCGACGAACACCACCGCGCCGAGACGGGCCAGCATCTTTCCGTCCATGACGCCGCCCTCAGTTGCCGTTCGGGAACATTCGGGCGTTGCCGGGCTGGTAGCCCACACCCGGCGTCAGGAAGCGCCGGCGCTGCTCGCGGCCTTGCTCGGCGGCTGCTGCGCGTTCGGCTTCCGACAGCGCCTGCGCGCGACCGTTGGCGGCGACGACAGCGGTGAGGTCGGCGAGCTGCTGGGCCTGGAGCGCGAGGAGCTGGTTGCCGGCCTGTGCAGCCTGCAGGGCGCCGGTCGCGCCTTGGCTCTGGCCGACGAGCGCCGACATCTCCGCACGGTTGGTGTCAATGTTGCCGACGACGCCGGCCTGCACCCGCATGGCGTCCTGCAGGCCGCCGACCGTGTTCTGCCATCGCTCGCGCGCCTGCGCCACGAGCTGCTGGTCGGAGGCGGAGAGCGACGCGTTGCCGTAGGTCGTCGTGAACGCCTGATCGATCTGCTGGACATCGTAGGCGATGCGCTGCGCCTGACCGAGGAGTTGTTGCGTGCGCTGGACGGACTGCTGCAGCCGCTGGAGCGAGGAGTAAGGCAGGCTCGCCAGATTGCGCGCCTGATTGATCAGCATCGTCGCTTCGTTCTGAAGCGATGTGATCTGATTGTTGATCTGCTCGAGCGCGCGAGCGGCGGAGAGAACGTTCTGCACGTAGTTCGTCGGATCGTAAACGATCCATTGCGCGGACGCCGGCTGGACCATCACGGGTGACATCGCAACGGGAATGGAAAGGATCGACGCGGCAAGAAGCGCCGCGCGTGAGCGGCGGAAGATCATGGCTGTGTCTCCAGGTTGTTGAGGTTGGGGATGATGTCGGCGGCCCAGGCGACGCCGCGCAGGCGCAGCCAGGCCGGCAGGAATCCTTCGCGGCCGTTCTCGGCCACGATGCGTTCGATCGCGGCCTGATCGGTCTTCGAGGAAGCCGCGCAGAGCGCCAGCGCCACGTCGGACAGACCGAGTTCGAAGAGCCGGTTGCCCCGCCGGGATTGGCAGTAGTAGTCGCGCTTGGGCATCGCGCGGGCGAGGATCTCGATCTGGCGGTCGTTGAGTCCGAAGCGCCGATAGATCGCGGTGATCTGCGGTTCGATCGCGCGCTCGTTCGGCAGCAGCAGTCGGGTCGGGCAGCTCTCGATGATGGCCGGCGCGATGGCCGAACCGTCGATGTCGGACAGCGATTGGGTGGCGAAGACGACCGAGGCATTCTTCTTGCGCAACGTCTTCAGCCACTCGCGGAGCTGGCCGGCGAAACCTTCGTCGTCGAGGGCAAGCCAACCCTCGTCGACGATCAGCAGCGTGGGGCGGCCGTCGAGACGGTCCTCGATGCGGTGGAACAGGTAGGCCAGCACGGCCGGCGCCGCGCCAGTGCCGATCAGGCCCTCCGTCTCGAAGGCCTGCACCGAGGCTGCGCCGAGATGCTCGCTCTCGGCGTCGAGCAGCCGGCCGTAGGCACCACCGACGCAATATGGCCGCAGCGCCTGCTTGAGGTCGTTAGACTGGAGGAGGACGGCGAGCCCCGTGATGGTGCGTTCGGCGACGGGCGCGCTCGCAAGCGAGGTCAGCGCCGTCCAGATATGCTCCTTCACCTCGGGCGAGATCGTCACGCCCTCGCGCATCAGGATGGCGACGACCCAATCGGCCGCCCAGGCGCGCTCCGGCACGTGGTGGATGCCGGCGAGTGGTTGCAGCGATACGCTGTCGGCCGCGCCCTCGGTCAAACCGCCGCCGAGATCATGCCAGTCGCCACCCATGGCGAGCGCCGCCGCGCGGATCGATCCGCCGAAGTCGAAGGCGAAGACCTGGGACCTCGCGTAGCGCCGGAACTGGAGCGCCATGAGCGCCAGCAGCACGGACTTGCCGGCGCCCGTCGGCCCGACGACGAGCGTGTGGCCGACGTCGCCGACATGAAGGGAAAACCGGAACGGGGTCGATCCTTCGGTCCTGCCATAAAGCAAGGGGGGTTGCCCGAAATGCTCGTCCCGTTCCGGCCCCGCCCACACCGCCGACAGCGGAATCATGTGGGCGAGATTGAGCGTCGAGATCGGCGGTTGCCGAACGTTGGCGTAGACATGGCCTGGCAGCGAGCCAAGCCAGGCGTCGACGGCGTTGATCGTCTCTGCCATCGCCGTGAAGTCGCGGCCCTGAACAATCTTCTCCACCAAGCGCAGCTTCTCGGCTGCGATGCGTGGATCGGCGTCCCAAACGGCGACCGTTGCGGTGACATAGGCCTGACCGGCATAGTCCGCGCCGAGTTCCTGGAGCGCGAGGTCGGCATCGGCCGCCTTGTTCGCCGCATCGGTGTCGACGAGCACCGATGCCTCATTGGTCATCACCTCTTTCAGGATCGCCATGATGCTCTTGCGCTTGGCGAACCATTGCCGCCGGATCTTGGTGAGCAGCCTGGTGGCGTCGGTCTTGTCGAGCAGGACGGCGCGCGTCGACCAGCGATACGGAAAGGCGAGCCGGTTGAGGTCGTCGAGCAGCCCGGGCGTGGTCGCGGTCGGAAAACCGACAATGGTGAGGATGCGGAGATGCGTGTCGTCGAGGCGCGGCTCCAGTCCACCGGTGAGCGGTTGATCGGCCAGCAACGCGTCGAGATACATCGGCGTCTCTGGCACACGCACGCGATGGCGCTTGGTCGAGACGGTCGAATGCAGATAGGTCAGCGTCTCGCCGTCATCGAGCCATACACATTCCGGCATGAAGTTCTCGATGAGCTGAAGCACGCGGTCGGTGCGATCAGCGAAGCCGCGCAACACTTCACGAGGGTCGAGACCATTGTCGGCCTTGCCTTCATAGAGCCAGCCCTCGGCGCGAGCGGCGTCCTCGGCCGGCGGCAGGTAAACGAACGTCAGGAAGTAGCTCGACTCGAAGTGCGAGGCGTCTTCCTCGAAATCGGCCTTACGCTCGGCGTCGACCAGGGCGGACGCCGCCTCGGGAAAACGGCTCGCCGGATAGGCGCCGGCGCCATGGCGCTGCGCTTCGACAAAGATTGCCCATCCCGAGCCGAGCCGGCGGAAGGCGTTGTTGAGGCGGCCGGCGACGGCGACGAGTTCGGCCGGCACCGCGGAATCCAGGTCGGGACCGCGAAAGCGGGCGGTGCGTTGGAAGCTGCCGTCCTTGTTGAGGATGATGCCCTCGCCCACGAGCGCAGCCCAGGGCAGGAAATCTGCGAGGCGGGTTGAGGTCCGGCGATATTCGTCAAGGTTCATCATCGGGGTCTCACGCGCTCAGGTGGCCGGGAATGCGAAGGTGACGGCGCACCACGTCGACGAATTGCGGATCGCGTTTGGCCGCCCACACGGCGGCGAAATGCCCGACCGCCCAGAGCCCGAGACCGACCAGCCAGAGGCGGAGGCCAAGGCCGAGCGCCGCCGCCAGCGTGCCGTTGAGGATTGCGATGGAGCGCGGCGCGCCGCCGAGAAGGATGTGCTCGGTGAGCGCGCGATGAACCGGGACGGCATAGCCTGGCACGTCGCCGGCGCTGTCGATCAGGCTCGCCATCAAACGAGCGCTCCGCCGCCGAAAGAGAAGAACGACAGGAAGAAGCTCGACGCGGCGAAAGCGATGCTGAGCCCGAACACGATCTGGATCAGCTTGCGGGTGCCGCCTGACGTGTCGCCGAAGGCCAGCGTCAGGCCGGTGATGATGATGATCATCACCGCGATGATCTTGGCGACCGGACCCTCGATGGATTCGAGAATCTTCTGGAGCGGCGCTTCCCATGGCATCGACGACCCAGAAGCATGGGCAGCAGGCGCGATCATCAAGGTGACGAAGGCGACAGCCGTTGCCGTCGCGATATGACGGCGAATACGCAAGGCATGGCGGATCATGCGGGATCTCCTGAGGCGGACTGGGTTGCGGGGATGACGCGGTAGTCGCCATGGGGCTGAAGACCTTCGACGCGGGCGAGTTCGGCGAGGCGACGGGTCGAGCCGCGGCCGCTGAGGACCGCGACGAAATCGATGGTCTCTGCGATCAGCGCGCGCGGGACGGTGATGACGGCTTCCTGAATGAGCTGCTCGAGGCGGCGCAGCGCGCCGAGCGCGGTGCCGGCGTGAATCGTGCCAATGCCGCCCGGGTGGCCCGTCCCCCAGGCCTTGAGCAAATCCAGCGCCTCGGCGCCGCGCACCTCTCCGATCGGAATGCGATCGGGGCGCAGGCGAAGCGATGAGCGGACGAGATCGGAGAGCGATGCGACGCCATCCTTCGTCCGCATGGCGACCAGGTTGGGCGCGGCGCATTGCAGTTCGCGCGTGTCCTCGATCAGCACGACGCGGTCGAAGGTCTTCGAGACTTCGGCAAGCAACGCGTTGGTGAGCGTGGTTTTGCCGGTCGAAGTGCCGCCGGCGACGAGGATGTTGTGGCGGTCTGCGACGGCGCGGCGGAGGATCTCAGCCTGTTCAGCCGACATGATCTCGGCGGCGACGTAGTCAGCGAGCGTGAAGACGGCGACGGCAGGCTTGCGGATTGCGAACGCCGGGGCCGCCACGACCGGAGGCAGCAAGCCCTCGAACCGCTCTCCCGTCTCGGGAAGCTCCGCCGACACGCGCGGTGAACCGGAATGAACCTCGGCGCCGACGTGATGCGCAACGAGGCGGACGATGCGCTCGCCGTCGGCGGGCGACAGGCGCTCTCCGGTGTCCGAGAGCCCTTCGGACAGCCGGTCGATCCAGAGCCGCCCGTCGGGATTGAGCATCACCTCGACGATCGACGGGTCTTCCAGAAATCCGGCGATGGCGGGGCCGAGGGCCGTGCGTAACATGCGCGCGCCTCGTAGGATCGCCTCTGATTGCTGGTGAGAAGCCGCCATGTCGTCCCCGTTCTGCGCGGGACCGCAAACATGCGGCCCTGATCGGGGATGAGTAGAAGAGGCAGAAATCAGGTCATGACAACAAGCAGGATGGGGTCGTAGTGCTCTGGCGTACAAAGACAGGGCCACGGCGGAACTGACAAACTCTTGCGATGCCCGGAGCGACGATTATTCCGCGCCCGGGACACCTGCGACGTCTTCGGAAATCTCCTCACGCACTTTCGGTCCCTTCGCGAGTCGCCGCCCGAGTGCTGCGACGAAGGCGTCGTACCGCTCGCCCGCCTGTGCGCGTGCGGCTGCCTGGGCTGGCTCCGGTAACGGCGGATTGGTGGTGAGCCAGTGGCGGACGAAAACGGCCAACATTTCCACGGAAATGCCGAGGTCGCGTTCCATGCGCGTCATGCGCCGGTCGAGCTGGTCCAATCGCTTGGTGGTCGCGGCTTCCTGGCGCTCGGGGGCATCGGGCGACAGGAAGGATGCGATCGCCGCTTCCGCGACCAAGGATCGCGATTGATCGCGACGCGCGGCATAAGCGGCGAGCGCCTTCATGATGTCCGCATCGAGATAGACCGAGAGGCGCTGCTTCTTCGGAATCTTCATGATCGCCACGCTCAGAGGTCCATCCCGTCGTTGGGATCGAGCGAGACCTGCCGCGCGACGCCCTGCATCACCTGGTTCAGCCGGCCTGCGCGCGCGGCGTCGTCATCAGCGTCGTCGGGACCGTCGAGGTCGAACTCGTTGTCGATCGGCGCCTTCCTCTCGACAGGCTTCACCGCGGTCAGCTCCGGTTGCTGACGCCGTTCGGAGCCGGTCGAGTCGTCGTCGCCGGTACCGTCCTGCTGCGCGGCTGCATCGAGTTGCGGCCGCGACGGCAATGGCAGGACGCTCCAATCGTCCGGCTTTCCCTCGGATGGCTTCGCAAGCGCCGGCGGCGGCAGCACGCGCTCCTGAAAGCGGCGATCCTCGAAGTAACGCGCCTTCTTCGCGCGGATCGGCGGCGTGCCGGCGACCATGACGATCTCGTCAGCGGGCGGGAGCTGCATTACCTCGCCCGGCGTCAGCAGCGGGCGCGCGGTCTCCGATCGCGACACCATCAAATGGCCAAGCCACGGGCTGAGCCGGTGTCCGGCATAGTTGCGCATCGCGCGCATCTCGGTCGCGGTCCCCAGCGCATCGGACACGCGCCTAGCCGTCCGTTCGTCGTTGGTGGCGAAGCTGACGCGGACATGGCTGTTGTCGAGGATCGAATTGTTCGGCCCATAGGCTTTCTCGATCTGATTCAGCGATTGGGCGATCAAAAAGCTCTTCAGCCCATAGCCCGCCATGAACGCCAAGGCGCTCTCGAAGAAGTCGAGGCGCCCGAGCGCGGGAAACTCGTCGAGCATGAGCAGCAGCCGATGCCGGCTGCTTTTGGCGTTGAGATCCTCCGTCAATCGGCGTCCGATCTGATTGAGGATCAGGCGGATCAATGGCTTGGTGCGCGCGATGTCGGAGGGCGGCACCACGAGATAGAGCGTCGACGGCTGCGCTCCGCCGGCGATGTCGGTGATGCGCCAATCGCAGCGCCGCGTGACCGCGGCGACGACTGGATCGCGATAGAGGCCGAGAAATGACATGGCGGTCGAGAGAACGCCCGAGCGCTCGTTGTCCGATTTGTTCAGTAGCTCGCGGGCAGCGGAGGCGATGACGGGATGCGGTCCGGCCGCGCCGAGATGCGCGGTCTTCATCATGGCGGCGAGCGTCGACTCGATCGGGCGTTTCGGGTCGGACAGGAAGGCGGCGACGCCGGCGAGCGTCTTGTCAGCCTCGGCGTAGAGCACATGCAGGATCGCGCCGACGAGGAGCGCGTGGCTGGTCTTCTCCCAGTGGTTCCGCTTCTCCAGGCTTCCTTCGGGATCGACCAGGATGTCGGCGATGTTCTGGACGTCGCGGACCTCCCACTCGCCGCGGCGGACCTCGAGGAGCGGGTTGTAGGCGGCCGACTTCGCGTTGGTGGGATCGAAGAGCAGCACCCGGCCATGGCGAGCGCGGAAGCCTGCGGTGAGCTGCCAGTTCTCGCCCTTGATGTCGTGGACAATCGCGGAGCCCGGCCAGGTTAGCAGCGACGGCACGACGAGGCCGACGCCCTTGCCGGAGCGCGTTGGCGCGAAGCAGAGCACATGCTCGGGACCGTCGTGGCGCAGATAGGCGCGGTCGAACTTACCTAGCACCACTCCGTCGGGTCCAAGCAGCCCGGCGGCCTTCACTTCATCGGCTTTCGCCCACCGCGCCGAGCCGTAGGTCTCGACGTTCTTGGTTTCGCGCGCTCGCCAGACCGACATGCCGATCGCGACCGCGATCGCGATGAAGCCGCCGGACGCGGCAATGTACGCACCCTCAACGAAGATCCGTGGTGCATACGCATCGTAGAAGTACCACCACCAGAAGAAGGCCGGTGGATAGTAGATCGGCCAGCCGAAGAGTTCGAACCATGGCCGGCCGAGCTGCGGCTGGAATCCGAGCTGCCATGCCGTCCACTGCGTCGCGGCCCAGGTGGTGGCGAGCACGATCAGGGAGACGACAAGGATTTGGCCCCAGAGGATTTTGGTGGCCGACATGGCGGAGTCCTTTCTTGATGAGGCGCGCTGTTCACAGGCCCAGCCCTCGCTTGCGGCCGAAGCTCCAATCGATGCCGCCGTCGCTTCGGCCGAGGCCGGAGACATGACGGCCGAGCTGTTTTTCGAGTGAGGGCGCCCAGGGCACGAGCTGGAAGCCAAGGCCGTCGTCGATCATCGCGAAGCGGCCAGAGGCGAGCGCGATGCGCCGCTGATAGGCGCCGGCGACATATTCCCCCGCCGCGGCCTTGTGGAATACGCGGCCGGTCTCTGTCGCGAGCTTGGCGCCCACGGCGTCGAGTTCGCGCCGCCGCAGCGTCTCAATCAGGTTGCGGCTGAAGCTGACGCCGCGGTTCTGACGTTCGGCCAGACCTTGCCCAACTAAGTGTTCGGCGCGCCGGTCGAGGGCGGCGCGCACTTCCGCGCCGAAGCCCCCGCCGCCGAGTGCAATCGGCTCGCGGGCGATCGCCTGCCGATCAAGCCAAGTCGCACCATTCGCCGTGACCTGCTGCTCGATGGTGAGGTCGGACCGGACTGCGATTGCGACGCGACGCTGCCCCTTCGCGTCGTCGAACCTGCGCAGCTCGACGATCGAGCCGCGCGCGCTGTCGCCGGCGGCGTCGAGGTCGGGCAGTTTGATGTGATGCGTGCGGCCGTCCGTGCCATCGACCACGGCATAGGCCGTACCCTTCAGCTCATCGTCGAGTCCGCGGGCGACCAGCCGGCCGACGACAGGATCGTCCAGGCTTTCCCCGGCGAGCACATAGTTGGACGCACCGCGTTCGATCCCGTGTTCGGTCAGACCGCGATGGATGCGCTTGATGATGTCGCCGCGTTCGCCGAGCTGGCGCAGCGTCGTCTCGGCGTTCTCCGAAATCGTCCACTGGCCGGGACCGATCTGATCGGCGAGGCCGAGCGATTCTAGTTTGCGCAGGCGTCCGACCTTGAGCGCGTGAAATTCGTCGGGCTGGCGGTCGGGCCGCGGCGCGAGGTCGACGACACCAGTGCGGTAGCCGTCGCGCGCAAGCTGACGATCGAGGTTGGTCCAGCGCTCCGTGTCGATCTGGCGCTCGAGCGTGCGGCGAATTTCATGATCGGTGCGCGGTCCGAGTTCTTTGGTAATCAGATCCCGTGCCCGATCCCGCATCCCCTCCTTGATGTAGTCGCGTGAGATGACGAGGTTCTCGCCATCGTCGCGCACGCCGCGCACAATCAGGTGGACGTGGGGATGCTCGGTATTCCAGTGATCGACGGCGACCCAATCGAGCTTGGTGCTGAGGTCCTTTTCCATCTGCCCGACGAGATCATGCGTAAAGGTCTTGAGGTCCGCCATCTCCACGGCGTCGTCGGGCGATACGATGAACCGGAAATGATGCCGGTCATCCTCGCAGCGCTCGGCGAATTCCTTCGGATCGGCATCGTCTGCGCCGGGACCGAACAGCCTAGCCTTCTCTCCGTCCCGGGTGACGCCCTCGCGGCGTAGATAATTGAGATGGGTGGCGAGCGGCGCGCCGCGTCCGGCGTGACGGACGACGCGCGCCTTGACGACGGCGCCGCGCGATCGGGAGGTGATGAGCCGGTTGGCCTGCACCGACGCGCGCTGACCCTTGCCGAACCGAGAGCGATGGCCCGGCCCGATTGTCCCCTTGCGGGAGACCGATCCGCCTGCGCGCTGGGCGGCGGCGAGCGCCTGGGCGATGAACGGTCTGGCGCGCTGCACGTGGGGGGAGCGGATGCGGCCTGGCCGGATGCGGAAATCGTTCTCCTCGCTCATGGCGGCAAGACCGCACATCGCGCGATAGCGCTGATTTGCTTATGAAATCGCCGATGCCGCAGGCTGCGCCGATCAGGCGCGCCTCGCGATTTCGCCGCGTAAGCCCCTGAAAAACCACGACCGAACCGACGCGCACATCGCGCCCCTTTATCCTGCCATCGTGCGGTCGTGTTGCCTTGCTCCCCCGTCGGCGTTCTCCATGATGCGCTGGGGCACGCCATACCGCGATCCGGTGCAAGCGCCGTCATCGCGGCCCTCCACCGTACGGTCGCGCGACGAACAGGCCGACAGACTGCGGCGTGATCGCGGGAACCTCGCGCTCCGGAGCTGCAGCCGGAGCGCCGTCCGGACGGCCTTCGGTCCACATAAGATCGGCAGAAGGCGGACCTTCGATGCGCGCGATGAACAGTGGCGCGCGCGTCCACGCCAGCGGATCTGCGGCCGCAACGGTGACGGGGCCCGCGATCTCGCCGCCGCCGACAAGAGGTGCGAGGACCGCGACATAGGCCCGCGTTTCGGCCGGCAACGCACGGCCGCTCGCAAGATATTCATTGTAGCGACCGGGGCCGGCGTTATACGCCGCGAGAAAGCCCGGCGAACCGTATCGGTCGTGCATTTCCCGCAGATAAGCCGCACCCGCTAGAATGTTGTCGCGCGGCTCGTAAGGATCGCTCCCGAGCCGGTGGCGAGTGCGCAGCTCGGCCCAGGTGTCGGGCATGATCTGCATCAGCCCTATGGCGCCGGCCCGGGAGATCGCGCGCACATTGCCTGCGCTCTCGGTACGCATGACGGCGCGAATCCAGGTCTCCGGAATGGAAAAGCGTCGCGA from Pelagibacterium sp. 26DY04 harbors:
- a CDS encoding lytic transglycosylase domain-containing protein, translated to MRTLRLSRWHSVETGRTRAARRLSTLFLSGLLFVAGPPGATLAQSAPIVQTNPADPFAAFIAEASRRFSIPETWIRAVMRTESAGNVRAISRAGAIGLMQIMPDTWAELRTRHRLGSDPYEPRDNILAGAAYLREMHDRYGSPGFLAAYNAGPGRYNEYLASGRALPAETRAYVAVLAPLVGGGEIAGPVTVAAADPLAWTRAPLFIARIEGPPSADLMWTEGRPDGAPAAAPEREVPAITPQSVGLFVARPYGGGPR